From a single Rosa rugosa chromosome 7, drRosRugo1.1, whole genome shotgun sequence genomic region:
- the LOC133722010 gene encoding probable L-gulonolactone oxidase 6, whose protein sequence is MGMLGLVIRVNCLFLLSFLVCSTPPEDPIKCSSSNNTNCTITNSYGIFPDRTVCKATSVSYPSTEEELVKVVADATKNKKSMKVATRYSHSIPKLVCPRGEDGLIISTNNLNRVVKVDVEGMKMTVESGVTLRQVISEAAKVDLALPYAPYWWGLTVGGLLGTGAHGSTLWGKGSSVHDYVVGLRIVSPGGPEVGYVKVRSLGQGDKDLNAAKVSLGVLGVISQVTLNLQPMFKRSITYLSKSDSDLGDQVLKFGKQHEFADIIWYPSQHKAVYRVDDRISSNTSGNGLYDFLPFRATPSVALAVIRTAEENQESKSDADGKCSGAKLVTSGLLSDAYGLTNNGIIFTGYPVIGYQNRLQASGTCLDSHQDSRITACAWDPRIKGEFFHQTTFSISLSVAKSFIQDVQKLVEIEPKSLCGVEIYNGILMRYVTASTAYLGKQVDAIDFDFTYYRSKDPMTPRLHEGILEEIEQLALFKYGALPHWGKNRNIAFDGVMKKYIHGKEFLRVKEVYDPMGLFSSEWSDQVLGIKGEVNLVKEGCALEGLCICSQDIHCAPSEGYFCRPGKVFRDARICTPIHN, encoded by the exons ATGGGTATGTTGGGGCTTGTTATCCGAGTAAACTGTCTATTCTTGTTATCGTTCTTGGTGTGTTCTACCCCTCCGGAGGACCCCATCAAGTGTTCATCGTCAAATAACACAAACTGCACCATCACAAACTCCTACGGCATCTTCCCCGATCGAACTGTCTGTAAAGCGACTAGCGTATCATACCCTAGTACGGAGGAAGAACTCGTTAAGGTCGTGGCTGATGCAACCAAGAACAAGAAGAGCATGAAGGTGGCGACTCGTTACTCCCACAGCATTCCCAAGCTGGTTTGCCCGCGCGGCGAAGACGGGCTGATCATAAGCACCAACAACCTCAACCGTGTGGTGAAGGTCGACGTTGAAGGGATGAAGATGACGGTGGAGAGCGGCGTGACGCTTAGGCAGGTGATCAGTGAGGCTGCGAAGGTTGACTTGGCGTTGCCTTACGCACCATATTGGTGGGGGCTAACTGTCGGTGGGTTGCTAGGGACTGGTGCACATGGAAGCACATTATGGGGTAAGGGAAGCTCTGTTCATGATTATGTGGTGGGACTTAGGATTGTGAGTCCAGGAGGGCCTGAAGTTGGTTATGTCAAGGTGAGAAGTCTCGGTCAAGGTGATAAAGATCTTAATGCAGCTAAGGTTTCACTTGGAGTCTTAGGAGTAATATCACAG GTTACTCTAAACCTTCAACCCATGTTCAAGAGGTCCATCACATATTTGAGCAAGAGCGATTCTGACTTGGGAGATCAAGTGCTTAAGTTTGGCAAGCAGCATGAGTTTGCGGACATAATATGGTATCCTAGCCAGCACAAGGCAGTTTATCGAGTAGATGATCGTATCTCCTCAAACACATCCGGAAATGGTTTATATGATTTCCTTCCTTTTCGAGCAACGCCTTCAGTTGCACTGGCAGTTATAAGAACGGCAG AAGAGAACCAAGAATCAAAAAGCGATGCTGATGGGAAATGCTCTGGGGCAAAGTTGGTCACATCTGGGCTTTTATCCGATGCTTATGGTTTGACAAACAATG GTATAATCTTTACTGGATATCCTGTGATTGGATATCAGAACCGGCTTCAAGCATCTGGAACTTGCCTTGATAgtcatcaagattcaagaatCACGGCATGCGCATGGGACCCAAGGATCAAGGGCGAGTTTTTTCATCAAACAACCTTCAGCATCAGCTTGTCCGTGGCCAAAAGCTTCATTCAAGACGTGCAGAAGCTAGTTGAGATTGAACCCAAATCCCTCTGTGGAGTAGAAATCTACAATGGAATCCTAATGCGCTATGTCACCGCATCAACTGCTTACCTTGGCAAACAAGTAGATGCAATTGACTTCGACTTCACTTATTACCGAAGCAAGGACCCCATGACGCCTAGGCTCCATGAAGGCATACTTGAAGAAATAGAGCAATTGGCACTGTTTAAGTACGGAGCATTGCCACATTGGGGAAAGAATAGGAACATAGCCTTTGATGGGGTGATGAAGAAGTACATACATGGTAAGGAGTTCTTGAGGGTTAAGGAAGTGTATGACCCAATGGGGCTATTCTCAAGTGAATGGAGTGACCAGGTCCTTGGAATTAAGGGTGAGGTTAACTTAGTCAAGGAAGGGTGCGCCCTAGAAGGGTTGTGCATTTGCTCACAAGACATTCATTGTGCCCCAAGCGAGGGCTACTTCTGTAGACCGGGGAAAGTATTTAGGGATGCAAGGATCTGTACTCCGATCCATAATTAG